A single region of the Ptychodera flava strain L36383 chromosome 9, AS_Pfla_20210202, whole genome shotgun sequence genome encodes:
- the LOC139139708 gene encoding type 2 lactosamine alpha-2,3-sialyltransferase-like, giving the protein MKRTGYPYGMAGTGDIIDSVLKMLPAAGKRDRFGERDEVCRRCILVGSSGVSLGKNLGSQIDKYDVVIRMNDAKVENYEVDVGKKTTFRFIYPESAAPAANRSLYETDTDIAFLVYKPKDIVWLEAVLKMS; this is encoded by the exons ATGAAAAGGACGGGCTATCCGTACGGAATGGCCGGTACTG GCGATATCATAGACAGTGTGCTGAAAATGTTGCCGGCCGCTGGGAAACGAGACCGGTTTGG GGAAAGAGACGAAGTTTGTCGGCGTTGCATATTGGTTGGTAGTTCTGGGGTCAGCCTCGGAAAAAACCTAGGCAGCCAAATCGATAAATACGATGTTGTAATCAG AATGAACGATGCCAAGGTGGAGAACTATGAAGTAGATGTCGGAAAGAAGACGACATTTAGATTTATTTACCCCGAGAGTGCAGCACCTGCTGCAAATAGATCTCTGTATGAGACTGATACAGATATTGCATTTTTAGTTTACAAGCCAAAAGATATCGTTTGGCTGGAAGCAGTACTCAAAATG agttaa